The DNA region ACTTTGTCACGTGATGGGTACTAGATATACCTTGTACATTAAAATCAACTTAACATAATTTAGGTCTTTGGtgaaaatttaatcaaatgaATTTAAGGTATATATATGCCTATAGTCTCACCACTCCACGCAGCATAACAGAGCAAGACATCCGAACCGTCTGCTTTTATCTCTTTATCGCATAGTGTAGAAAGTGAACTGTCAGACTTAACGTTTTTCTTTGTACCTCTGCAGGcctaaaaataaacgaaaattaGTTTTGGATACCAAAATGACCataaaactttgcaaaaaGTGTATTATGCTTTTCGAACCTGGAATATAAATATCTTTGGTTTTCCTTCCAAACACTTATGGGTCATGAACTTAGCAAGTATGTTTTCGTGAATATCAAGTTTGCCATCTGTTGCTTTAATGCATCCATCGCTTCCGTGACCAATGAACATGCATATAAAGCAACTGTAGTTGTTTTCTGATTTCAGCTTCTTCGATACGTTCTCCAGGTTCTAAGTAAATACCACCATTATACACAATGCTTAAGCTTATTGTTTGTTCAATGCATACCGCCACTGCTTCtgaaaatttcattttttcaccGAACTTCATTACATCAAGTTGCATGTTCTCAAATAACTCAGTAAAATCGTCAAAATCTTGTTGGAGAGCTTGTTCGATTTTTTCGTTCTCTAATTCGTTTGTTGTAGCGTCTGTGGATACCATTTATATGTCATGATAAACCGGAGGAAATAATATAGATTAAACGACGTATACATATGTGGTAGAGTTgaataagatgggacatattccCTTTATATTTTTCggtcccatttggaagtaaacaaagaaca from Ciona intestinalis unplaced genomic scaffold, KH HT000463.1, whole genome shotgun sequence includes:
- the LOC104265788 gene encoding caspase-6-like, with translation MQEEWIDDCYDINYSGKIGIAAVFLLKKRNDATTNELENEKIEQALQQDFDDFTELFENMQLDVMKFGEKMKFSEAVANLENVSKKLKSENNYSCFICMFIGHGSDGCIKATDGKLDIHENILAKFMTHKCLEGKPKIFIFQACRGTKKNVKSDSSLSTLCDKEIKADGSDVLLCYAAWSGYVSYALTTNEYERGTQYLQDLHKALRMFTKPDKPQSISSTN